A part of Aegilops tauschii subsp. strangulata cultivar AL8/78 chromosome 2, Aet v6.0, whole genome shotgun sequence genomic DNA contains:
- the LOC109786950 gene encoding transcription factor MUTE-like, translating to MSHIAVERNRRRQMNDHLKVLRALTPAFYIKRCDQASIIGGAIEFIRELHTVLDALEAKKKRRLCSPTPSPRSLLTCSTPTSAGGSASDVSPNSNGSSGGSCIVPPGIGGAAVKELAACCNSPAADVEARISGANVLLRTLSGRIPGQAARIVALLESLHLEVLHVNISTMDDTALHSFVLKIGLECQLSVEDVAFEVQQTFCYHQELDYSSMAI from the exons atgtCGCACATCGCGGTGGAGCGGAATCGGCGGCGGCAGATGAACGACCACCTCAAGGTGCTCCGGGCGCTCACGCCGGCCTTCTACATCAAGCGCTGCGACCAGGCGTCCATCATCGGCGGCGCCATCGAGTTCATCCGGGAGCTGCACACCGTGCTGGACGCGCTGGAGGCCAAGAAGAAGCGCCGCCTCTGCAGCCCCACCCCGAGCCCGCGCTCCCTCCTCACCTGCTCCACGCCCACCAGCGCCGGGGGCTCGGCCTCCGACGTCTCCCCCAACAGCaacggcagcagcggcggcagctGCATTGTGCCGCCCGGCATCGGCGGCGCCGCCGTGAAGGAGCTCGCGGCCTGCTGCAACTCCCCGGCCGCCGACGTCGAGGCCAGGATCTCCGGCGCCAACGTGCTGCTCCGCACGCTCTCCGGCCGCATCCCCGGCCAGGCCGCCAGGATCGTCGCGCTGCTCGAGAGCCTCCACCTCGAGGTGCTCCACGTCAACATCAGCACCATGGACGACACCGCCCTCCACTCCTTCGTCCTCAAG ATTGGGCTCGAGTGCCAGCTCAGCGTGGAGGATGTCGCCTTCGAGGTCCAGCAGACCTTCTGCTACCACCAGGAGCTCGACTACTCATCCATGGCGATATAA
- the LOC109786958 gene encoding protein FAR1-RELATED SEQUENCE 5-like, protein MMMLMSSYYGSELIVPYTAKAIHNHCSKLNAPTKDIDIEETLNYFCKVMENDPGFFFKCKTDAEGRTENLFWVDGAARKAYAEAYHDCVSFDGTYLTNMYNMPFARFIGINKHGQSIMLGCGFVRQELASSYEWLFDAFLEAMDGLASDNIITDQDVAMAQSIKRKFPAMIHRCCRWHIMKKAQEKLGPVLARNSNLVKDFNECIDFSFTPAEFERKWAALQLKYEGLMHGHFEKLYEDRATWVPCYFKFRFFPFLQSTQRSEGFNAVLKRYGNPHKSVLNFVKQYEKIQVHILLREGGNDYRTEHLEAQRWPRFPIERHAYKAYTRDIYVKFRTEFQMIDQYDVRPAGINFYYLEPNTEEVLGYGSRKYLVTVRPEPAIFDCECCKWHRDGMLCCRVLKIFTHLGVNEIPEHYIKRRWTQDAVPSAPPPTNEALRMTCPLSHRTKFGK, encoded by the coding sequence ATGATGATGTTAATGTCATCATACTACGGCTCAGAGTTGATTGTTCCGTACACAGCTAAAGCCATCCATAACCACTGTTCGAAGCTCAACGCCCCAACTAAAGACATTGACATTGAAGAAACACTAAACTACTTTTGCAAGGTGATGGAAAATGACCCAGGATTTTTCTTTAAATGCAAGACAGATGCGGAAGGTAGGACAGAAAACTTGTTTTGGGTAGATGGTGCGGCACGGAAAGCATACGCGGAGGCTTATCATGATTGCGTGTCATTTGATGGAACTTATCTCACGAACATGTACAATATGCCGTTTGCCCGCTTCATTGGAATCAACAAACATGGGCAGTCAATAATGCTCGGGTGTGGATTTGTCCGGCAGGAACTAGCCTCAAGTTATGAGTGGTTGTTTGATGCTTTCCTAGAAGCAATGGATGGTTTGGCTTCGGACAACATCATCACGGACCAAGATGTTGCTATGGCACAATCTATCAAGAGGAAGTTCCCGGCAATGATTCACCGTTGCTGCCGTTGGCATATAATGAAGAAAGCACAAGAGAAGCTTGGCCCTGTGTTGGCTAGGAACTCGAATTTGGTAAAAGACTTCAATGAATGCATTGACTTCAGTTTCACCCCGGCTGAGTTTGAAAGGAAATGGGCTGCACTTCAATTGAAATATGAAGGTCTTATGCATGGTCACTTTGAGAAACTCTATGAAGATCGGGCTACATGGGTGCCGTGTTACTTCAAATTCAGGTTCTTCCCTTTTCTTCAGTCAACGCAACGCAGCGAAGGGTTCAATGCTGTGTTGAAGCGCTATGGGAACCCACACAAGTCAGTTCTCAACTTCGTCAAGCAATATGAGAAGATTCAGGTACACATACTCTTGAGGGAGGGCGGGAACGACTACCGGACAGAGCATCTAGAAGCACAAAGATGGCCACGTTTCCCCATTGAGAGGCATGCCTACAAAGCATACACTAGGGACATCTATGTGAAATTTAGAACTGAGTTTCAGATGATTGACCAGTACGATGTGCGTCCCGCTGGAATCAACTTCTATTACCTTGAGCCCAATACAGAAGAAGTTCTAGGGTATGGCTCGAGGAAGTACCTAGTCACAGTGAGACCAGAGCCAGCTATCTTCGATTGCGAATGTTGCAAGTGGCATAGGGACGGCATGCTCTGTTGCCGTGTCTTGAAAATCTTCACACACCTTGGCGTTAATGAGATACCTGAACACTACATCAAGCGCCGCTGGACGCAAGATGCAGTGCCAAGTGCACCACCGCCAACTAATGAGGCCCTCCGCATGACTTGCCCGCTGAGTCACAGAACCAAGTTCGGCAAGTGA